In Saccharomyces paradoxus chromosome IV, complete sequence, the DNA window GTCTAACCCCATATTGGGTGAACCATGATTCTAACTCGCTTTGAGTTGTGTCGGGCGGTAAATTATTCATGTACAAAATCTTAGAtctttcttgtaaaaaCGTTCTGATATCAGTGTGCGAGTCATATGGCTGTGTTAAGACAGATTTCATATCTTCCGGGGAAGAACACTTTTTGTGTAATTGTATTAGTATTTCCGTGgtcttttttaaaagagaGTATTTCTGTGGAACAGAACCAGCGTCTTCATTTGGGGTTGAAACTTCCAGTATCCTAACCATTTCATCCAAATCCTTCGTATTTTTGGCCACACTAGCGCTATTACCTTTAGCATTACAATTATTATTCGAGatggttttcttttgtcCCAAAATTTCCGGATGGTTGACACACCATCTATCGAATTCCTTCCATAAATCAAACACTTTCGGATGTTGTAAATAGGAAGTCAGGATGAAGCCATCATCTCTCGCTTGGCGTGGTAAGGTGACACGAATATGCCATGTGGAACGCAGAGAAACGAGAACAAATTCATCGTTACCAATAATATCATGGATATCTTTGTCCAATTGCACCATTGCGCTCTCCAAGCTTTTCGCCTCCCCATTCACTTCAATGTTGGGTAAAGAACTGGTCTCATAGTGGCATACTAATGTTTCAGCGTTCACGATTTGATATGCTATATTTGCAATACGACATTGATCCTTCGGAGTATCTGGCAAATGCACAACTTGCAGCTCTAGTACCACATAGTGCATAATTCCTGTATCAAAAAATCGCAATAGCAATGCACGATTATCCTAGTGCTCTTCTTTAGTAATCCTACTTGCATCAAAACCGACATATTCAACTTGTAtgtgttgaaaaatttttcactttaaACTTTTCCACTGGGCATCGGCATCGGGcaatgaaaatatatcATCAAAGTCACATTAAACAAGCATATGACAATCCATGGACAAAATACTTTTTAATAAGCACCACTACTGCCAATATCACTATTTCACAgctatatatatgtataaagGAAGATATACATACATAAAGTCATACAACGCTTAATCACTgtcttcatcgtcttcgtcatcaCTATGAGGCCCTTGATACTCATTCGTTACACCATCTGGATGTTGTTCCATCCACATCTTTTCCCAGGTAACAATACGAGATACGTTAGATACCATGTCTTCTTTTGTATCGCTTTGTAGCTCTACCACAATGTGTGGTTCGTATGACTCCACGGCATCTTGTTTGACAACGCCCATAATCTCAGCATCGAGGTTTTCCTCGATCTTGGAGTCATGGTACCCTCTCGCATGTAATCTTGAATATAAATTAGAGTTGTCGCATCTCAAAACCACTACCAAGTCAATGAGCCTCTCTGGGAACACGTCATTCACATGCCAATCAATAATACTGTTTCCCTGTCTCAAGAGTGGCTCTAGCATGTCCAGCAATTTGTCTTCATCGACAATGTGTGATTTACGACCCTCATCATATCCTTCAAAACAGTCATTATCCTTGGCAAAATCCGAAATGTTATAATATTTGTAGCCcttcaatttattttttaaaagcTCACAAGTAGACGATTTCCCACATCCCGGTGTTCCCGTAACTATAATATTCGGTCCATACCGTCTTGATTCCATCTCTATATAATGAcgaatttctttattatccGATAGCTCCCCTCTTCGAATCTTGTATATGTTTTATAAAGATTGTGTTCTTATTAGCAAATATGTAAttatttgaatatttttataactGCGGAAAAGCGAGGCGAATACAAATAAAATAGTCAGAGAGCaggcatttttttaatcaaGATATACAAAAACTGCAAGAGAAAACAGGAAAAGGAGAGAATAGAAATACACTATCGCCTACACaatggaaaattttggatTAAAAGCACTCGTACCGCTGCTTAAACTAGAGGACAAAGAACTCTCAAGCACATACGACCATTCCATGACTTTAGGAGCGGACTTATCGTCAATGCTATATTCTTTGGGTATTCCAAGAGATTCACAAGATCATAGGGTTCTCGATACTTTTCAATCACCATGGGCAGAAACATCTAGAAGCGAGGTAGAGCCCCGATTTTTCACACCGGAATCTTTCACCAACATCCCCGGCGTATTACAGTCCAATGTAACCCCACCATGTTTCAATTCCATACAAAATGATCAACAGCGTGTTGCCCTTTTCCAAGATGAAactctattttttcttttctataaaCACCCAGGTACAGTCATCCAAGAGCTTACGTATTTGGAGCtcaggaaaagaaattggagGTATCACAAGACGTTAAAGGCCTGGCTCACCAAGGACCCTATGATGGAACCTATTGTATCCGCCGATGGCCTAAGTGAAAGGGGGTCATACGTATTTTTTGACCCACAAAGGTGGGAAAAGTGCCAAAGGGATTTCTTATTGTTTTATAATGCTATTATGTAAGTAGGCAGAGAAACGaaagaagtaaataaaTGTCATTTTATGTAAAGTGGTGTTTCAGAACTAAACAGAACGTccacctttttctttttttaaattagTTAATCGAGTGAACAGTGTGCTCACCTAATTTTGCATGTGAGATTGGTTTTCGTACAATTCAACAATTTGATCAGAAGAGGTTGCATCTTCTACTCCCTTATCTTCTCTTATACGCAAAAATCTTGGAAATCTCAAAGATACGCCTTTATCAAAAGTTGCGCTACCTGCTTTATAAATAGGTGATAGGGAAAGGTCTGCAGTTAAAACTTCAAACAAAGTTGTAGGTTCAAACCATACATCTGGTTCAGCACTCGAATCGAAAACAAACGTGGCTTTTGGTCCATCAATTATCGTTGGGGTCAACCTTTCGTGTAAGAGCTGCAACATTTCGTCAGAAAAGCCTGTCCCTATTTTGCAACaagtttcaaattctcCTGTATCTTGGTTGTAACATCCCAGAAGGAACCCACCGTACGTACCAGTCCTCTTTCCTCTACCGTAGTACGCCCCCAATACGCAAAGATCTAATGAATCTCCGACTCCTTCCAAgtaatctttttttaatttcaacCAGTTTCTCGACCTTTTACTTGGTTCATAATGTGATTCAGGACCTTCCAACATTTTGACCATCAAACCTTCGCATGAGTGATTAACTGATTCATCAAGGAATTTTTGGAGTTCATCAAGATTGTTCGTTGTTATCTGAGTGGCGTATTGGAATTCCCCCGGAACAACTTTAGTAACCTTAGTTAaatattctcttctttcctttaatGATTTATTTATCAGTCTTTCGTCGTTGTGGCAGAGTATATCAAATGCAAAGAGACAGACTTTTACTTTAACATCGTTCAATTCCACGTCTTTACGTTTTCTTGTGCTTAAAACTTGGAAAGGCAAAATTTTCCCCTGATCTTTGTCCCAAGCTACAGCTTCACAATCTagaatcaaatttttggtacTATCCAAGTCTTGAATAAAATCTGTTATGTTGATTTCTGGATATCTCTCAGTCATATTTTCTCCATTTCTGGAATAAATCCTCATTGAACCGTCATTTAACAAATGCACTTGAGCCCTTTCACCATCATACTTGTATTCTGACGTAAAAGTTTCGCCTTGAAATCTATCCAATACTTCATTAATTGCCTTAGTAGGCTTGGCCAACATGGGCTTTAACGGAATTCCCGGCTTTAGAGTGCAATATTTGTCCAAATTCATAATACCGTGTTCCAAACATGAGTTTATAACAATCTCATAGTTGGGCACCTGACAGAATGCGTCTCTAATCTTTTGTTGAGCGCTTTCTAAGATATCCATGGGGATATCTTTGTCCGGAGAGTTTTCCCTATTCTCATCATGGAGCAAAAGGGCCTTCGACAGGGATATCAAGACAGTCTTTTCAGCAAGACCAATTCTCAGCTTTGACTCTAGCGATCTGATCAAAAATTTAGCCTCTACACCTTGACATGCAGTAAGCATTCTCTTGATCAGCTTCATCTTTCTTAATTGCGAATCTTTACCTTGAGTCTTCGCAATAGTTCTAAGATTTTTGAAGACTTCACCGACGGTCAAAGGTTTGGGCTTAAACATGGTAGGCTGGACATTTCTCGCGCCCATTGCTATTTCACCCAGATCCCCAATTTCCTTGTATTTGAGTTTGATTTGGCTCATAGATTTCCCGCAAGTTTCACTTATGGTTTTCATAAGGAGATTTTCTCCAAGGCCCAATTCCAAACCTGCTTCGTAATCAGGGCCCAATctattgatgaaaagaTAT includes these proteins:
- the CDC36 gene encoding CCR4-NOT core subunit CDC36 (Component of the CCR4-NOT core complex~similar to YDL165W), with the translated sequence MENFGLKALVPLLKLEDKELSSTYDHSMTLGADLSSMLYSLGIPRDSQDHRVLDTFQSPWAETSRSEVEPRFFTPESFTNIPGVLQSNVTPPCFNSIQNDQQRVALFQDETLFFLFYKHPGTVIQELTYLELRKRNWRYHKTLKAWLTKDPMMEPIVSADGLSERGSYVFFDPQRWEKCQRDFLLFYNAIM
- the CDC9 gene encoding DNA ligase (ATP) CDC9 (DNA ligase found in the nucleus and mitochondria~similar to YDL164C), giving the protein MRRLLAGFIPSSARPLNSRLPLLMSSSLPSSAGKKPKQATLARFFTSMKNKPSAGTSSSKKSSKHMLEDRIDDVSGEEEYATKKLKQIAVAHTPVAPSSMDSNSSSLPSSAPSSGVVDSPQQSQGLGCEVEDSLGSNDNDHYSSNIPYSEVCEVFNKIEAISSRLEIIRICSDFFIKIMKQSSKNLIPTTYLFINRLGPDYEAGLELGLGENLLMKTISETCGKSMSQIKLKYKEIGDLGEIAMGARNVQPTMFKPKPLTVGEVFKNLRTIAKTQGKDSQLRKMKLIKRMLTACQGVEAKFLIRSLESKLRIGLAEKTVLISLSKALLLHDENRENSPDKDIPMDILESAQQKIRDAFCQVPNYEIVINSCLEHGIMNLDKYCTLKPGIPLKPMLAKPTKAINEVLDRFQGETFTSEYKYDGERAQVHLLNDGSMRIYSRNGENMTERYPEINITDFIQDLDSTKNLILDCEAVAWDKDQGKILPFQVLSTRKRKDVELNDVKVKVCLFAFDILCHNDERLINKSLKERREYLTKVTKVVPGEFQYATQITTNNLDELQKFLDESVNHSCEGLMVKMLEGPESHYEPSKRSRNWLKLKKDYLEGVGDSLDLCVLGAYYGRGKRTGTYGGFLLGCYNQDTGEFETCCKIGTGFSDEMLQLLHERLTPTIIDGPKATFVFDSSAEPDVWFEPTTLFEVLTADLSLSPIYKAGSATFDKGVSLRFPRFLRIREDKGVEDATSSDQIVELYENQSHMQN
- the FAP7 gene encoding nucleoside-triphosphatase (Essential NTPase required for small ribosome subunit synthesis~similar to YDL166C); translated protein: MESRRYGPNIIVTGTPGCGKSSTCELLKNKLKGYKYYNISDFAKDNDCFEGYDEGRKSHIVDEDKLLDMLEPLLRQGNSIIDWHVNDVFPERLIDLVVVLRCDNSNLYSRLHARGYHDSKIEENLDAEIMGVVKQDAVESYEPHIVVELQSDTKEDMVSNVSRIVTWEKMWMEQHPDGVTNEYQGPHSDDEDDEDSD